The following DNA comes from Allobranchiibius huperziae.
CTGCGATGGCACCGGCCACGAACGCGCCGACGATCGGGATGAAGCCGCCGAAGAACGTCAGGACGACCAGCGGTAGCGCGAGCGGCACCTGCAGCACCCACAGGCCGATGCCGATGCAGATCGAGTCGATCGCGCTGACGATGGCCTGGGCCCGGATGAAGCCGCCGAGCGTGCTGTAGGCCCGGGACAGCGCCTCGGTCATGTGGGAACCGGCGCCACGACCGGCGATCCGGCGTACGAAGGGCAGGAAACGCGGCCCGTCCTTGATGAAGAAGAAGGTCAGCACGAGGGCGACCAGCAGGGAGACCAGCACCTGGGTGGCGATGGTCGCTCCGGAGAGCACGCCGTTGGCGATCTTGTCCCCGCTGGTCTGCAGCTTGCTGGTCAGTTGCTTGACGGCGCTGTTGAGCTGGGTGGACGACAGGTTGAAGGGCGCCTCGCTGAGCCGGCTCTGCAGGTCGTGCACGCCGGCCACGGCCTTGTCGGTCAGGTCGCCCCACTGCGAGCTCACGGTGGTGCCGATGAGGGTGAAGACCCCGCCCAGGACCACGAACATCCCGATCATCGTGGTCGCCGCGGCCAGCGCCGGGGGGAAGCCCTTGCTGCGCAGCCACCGGGCCGGCGGCCACAGCACGGTGGAGAGGATGAGCGCCAGGATGACCGGGAGCAGCGCGCTCCAGAAGATCCCGATGACCTTGAACACCACCCAGATGCCGGCGGCGATGATGACCATCCGCAGCGACCAGCTGGCCGTCCAGCGCAGGCCCGCGCTGATCACCTGGGAGCGGTCCACCCCGACGTTCGGCGTGCGGTCGATCGCGTCCTGGCGGCTGGTGTCGGTGCGTTCCTCGACATTCGGTCTCTCCAGGGACGCCGGACTCGGCCTCTGCGTCATGATGTGCCCTTCGTCGAGGTCGTGACCAGGTCACGTACGGCTGGGCCCCACCCAACCAGGTCAGGTCCATTGTGACTGCAGGGGAGGCTTCTGCAGATCGCCTACGCGCCTGGATACGCCCGGGTAACCTCGGAACGACCATGGCAGGCGACAACGATCCCGAGCGTCCTTCGGGCTCCCGCTGGCCACGTCGAGGTCCGCGTTCCTCCGGGCGCGGACCGGCGGACGAGCCGCAGGAGCGCGACGAGACGGCACCGGGCCGTCCGGGCGCAGTTCAGCGTTCGAACGCGGCACCGGGGCGGCCTCGTGCCGCGAAAGCACCGGCGCCCTCCGGCAGTACGTCGGCACGCCTGAGGCCCGCTGCCCGGCGCCCACGTCCGTCGGTCGGAGGCGCGACACCGGCGTCGGCCGGTAGGTCGGCACGTCCAGGGCCTTCTGCCCGACCTGCCGGGTCCACCCGCCCGGTCGTTACGGGCGCGTCTCGGGCCGTCCTCCCCGCCGATGCATCGATGGCGTCCGGTGCGGCCGGGGGTGGCGTGTCCGGAGCCACCGTCGCCGGGGGCGGCGGGCGGCAGGGTCCCGTGGGCAAGGTCGCCAGGCTCGGTGTCCTCGCCCTGATCCTGGTGGTGGTGATCGCCGGGGCGTTGGTGTGGCAATACGGCCAAGGAAGCAGCAGCGTGGCGAGCGCGTGCCCGAAGAAGAGCCAGGTGAAGGTGGCGGTGCCCGACGAGATGTACAGCCTCGTCCTCGACCAGGCTCGCGCTGCTGAGGAGGCAGGCGGGTGCGCGGCGTACACCGTGGTGGACGAACCCGCCGGCCAGGTCGCCCAGCAGATCACGTCTGGCGGCGACAGCGTGCCGGATGTGTGGATCCCCGACAGCCCGATCTGGGTCGATGACGTTTCGAGCAGGCTGGGCAGCGGATGGGTCACCCAGGGCGGCACGATCGCCACCAGTCCGGTGGTCTTCGCCGTGCCGAAGAGCCTGCAGGGCATCCGCAAGTACAACAAGAAGACCGACTGGCGCACCATCTTCGCGTCCGGGTTGCCGATCAGCGTCAGTGACCCGGTCGACTCATCGACCACCATCTCCGCCGCCGCGACCGCCGAGCAGGTGACCAGCAATATCAGGCAGCGGAACACGTTCTTCAAGAGCCTGATCACGCTCAGCAGGAGCTCGCAGACGCCGCGCGCCCTGCAGGACAAGGCGACCAAGGGGTCCTCGCAGGCCCGCATGTACCCCGCGACCGAGCAGCAGGTGCTCACGTTCAACCGCGCGCACCCGACGCGGAAGTTGCTGACGTTCACTCCCCGTCAGGGAGCTCCCCAGCTGGAGTACCAGTGGGTGGTGCCCGTGAAGTCGGACGCCCCCGACGCGAAGGTCCTGAGCGCCCTGTACGAGCGGCTGACCTCACCGGGCGTCAAACGCCAGCTCGTCGCCGCCGGTTTCCGGGTGCCGGACGCCGCCGCGCCGAGCCCCGCGGCCCTCCCGAGTTACGCCAAGATAATCTCCCAGCCCAGCAGCTCGGAGTCGGTGCTCGCGGTCAAGGACTACAACGAACTTGCCAAGGACGCGCGGATGCTGGTCCTGCTCGACGTGTCCGGGTCGATGACCGCTCCGATCGCCCAGGGGCAGAGTCGGATCGAGCTGCTGGAGCAGTTCAGCATCGGTGCACTCGACGCGCTGCCGCCGACCACGAAGATCGGAGCGTGGGCGTTCTCCACCAACCTGGTCGGCTCTCAACCCTGGCTCGACGAGTCCGGCGGCATCGAGTCGATCGCGCACACCCCCGCCGGCGACGCCTTCAAGGCCAACCTGAAGGCTGCCGTCAAGACCCTGCCCGACCTGGTGGTCCGCAACGGTGACACCGCGCTCTACGACAGCACCTGGGCGGCGTACCAGCGGGTGAGCGCCTCGTACGATCCTCGCTACGTCAACTCCGTGGTCATCCTGACCGACGGGGCCAACGACAACCCTGCCGGCGGTCTCAGCCTGCAGCAGCTCGTCAGCAAGCTGCGCGGCGCCTACAACCCCGCCAAACCGGTCAAGATCGTCGCTATCGGGATCGGCGACCAGATCGACAAGTCCGCGCTCGACACGATGGCGTCCGCGACCAACGGACTGTCCTACCAGGCGCGCACCCCCCAGGACGTCACGAACGTCTTCTTGGACGCCTACCTCAAACGCGGCTAGTGCGGGGCGTCGTCGAGGCCACCGCACCGTTAGCCTGTCGTGGTGACAGACGTCGAGACCGGCACGGACGAATCAGCCCGCACCGCACTGGTTTCGAAGGCGGCCAAAGCCTGGCAGGAGCAGCTGTCCGCCATCGGCGGGCCGAACTCGCTGCTGTGGGACGCCGGCACCGTCACTGATCAGCGGATCGATCTGACCACCGCGCATCCGGCGGGGATGGCCCGCCTGCTGTCCTCCGGCACCGCCCGCTTCTCAGAGCTCTTCCGCGAGCCGGCTGCCCGCGAGCGGGTGCTGGAGCAGGGCCGCGGCGTCGCGCACCTCGCGGCCCGCCTGTACGACGACTTCGGGCTCACCTCCTGCCATCTGGCCGCCGGCATCGCGAGCTGGTCCTGGGCCGGCGCCGACCGCACCCCGCACGCACCGGTGCTGCTGCGCACCTGCACGTTGCGGCCGGTCGCCGATGATCTGCACCTGGTCGTCTCCGACCGGGTCGAGGTCAACCCGGTGCTCGTCGCGACCCTCACCGCCCTCGGCGTGGACCTGAACACGCGGGCCGTCCTGGACGCGGTCGCGCTCGGCAGCAACTTCGACCCACGCGCGGCGTACGACGTCATGCGCGCCGCCTGCGCGGGGCTGCTGGACTTCCGCATCGAGCCCCGCCTGACGGTGGGTGTCTTCAGCCGTTTCAAGCTGCCGTTGATGCGCGACCTGCCCGATCAGGCGACGACGCTCGCGCAGGGACACGTCGTGCCCGCGCTCGCCGGCGACCCGCAGGAGATGGACGAGGTCGGGGCACTGCCGCCGGAATACAGCGAGCACGACCCCAGGGACGAGTGGCTCGCGCTCGACCTGGACTCCACCCAGCAGGAGGTGGTGGACGCCGTCATCGCCGGTGCGAACCTGTGCGTGCTCGGCGCCGCCGGCACCGGCAAGACGCACACCGTGGCCGCCCTCATCGCGTCGATGGCGGCACAAGGTCGGCGGGCCCTCTTCGTCTCCCACGCCCGGGCGAGCATCGACGACGTGCAACAGCACCTGGCCGGGGCCGGCCTCACCGATGTGATGCTCGACCTCGGACGTGCGGACCGCACACCCCAGCAGGTGCTCCAGCACCTGCGGGACGTGCTGCACGCCGCGTCGGGATCGGCCGAACGAGTGCCCGCGCTCGATGTGGACGTCGCAGCACTGCGCTCGCGCGTGCAGCAGCACTACGCGCTCATGCACGAACCCCTCGACCCGTGGGGGGTGACCCTGGACGAGGCACAGGATCAGCTCACCCGGCTCAGCCGTCGCACCCCGCCGCCGCGGTCTCGGGTGCGGCTCACCGGCGACGCGTTGACCGGCATCGGGGGCGTCCGTCGACGCAACGACCTGCAGCAGCAGCTGGCGGCCGTGGTCGCAGGCGGCGCCTGGTCGACCACGGGGGAGACCGACGCCTGGTACGGCGCGCGCCTGGTCGGTGCCAGCCAGACCGAGCGCGCCCAGGAGATCGTCGAGCGGCTCTCCGGCGGAGGGCTCGCGACCCACCAGGCGCCATGGGAGGAGCTCTGTACTGACCTGGGGCTGCCCGCGCCGACGAGTCTGGTGGCCGAGGAGGAGCTGCTCGAGCTGCTGCGGCAGGTGCACCAGACGCTCGAGGTGTTCCAGACGGAGATCTTCGACGCGCCACTCGACGACATGGTCACCGCCACCACCGGTCGCCGCGAGCGTGCCGGCGTCGAGCAGCGCGTGGGCGCGCTGGAGCGCCGGCGGCTCGAACGACAGGCCCGCGCGTTGTTGCGCCCCGGTGCGCCGCCGCGCGATCTGCACGCCGTGCTGGTGCGCGCTCGCGACCAACGCCAGCAGTGGCGTGCGGCTGCCGGACCCGGAGCCCGTCCGGCGACCCGCACGAGCGTGCCCGAGTTGGCGCGCCGGGCCGAGGAGCTGCGCGGTGAGCTGGAGTGGCTGGGCGAGCGTCTGGCGGACACCCCGGACGGCGGCGAACTGCTCGACATGGACTACCAGGCGCTTCAGGAACGACTGGAGCTGCTCGCCGCCCAGCCTGCGCGTCTGCAGGCCGCGGCGGCGTCCCTGCCGACCCTGGACCGGCTGCGGGACGTCGGGCTCGGGGACCTCCTCGCCGACCTGGCGTCGCGGCACGTGCAGGCTGCGGATGCCGCGCAGGAGCTGGAGTTCGTGTGGTGGGCATCGATCGTGAACCACGTCGCCGCGTCCATCCCGGCGTACGAGGAGGGCACCGGAGACCAGGTGCGCGGGACGGCGCAGGCGTACGCCGGCGCCGACAGCCGCCACCTCAGCCTCGGCGCCGCCCGGTTGCGGGCCACCATCGCCGCGCAGCGCGCGGCGGCCGAGCGTGACCTGCCGGAACAGGTGGGGTCCCTCGAGCGCCATTCCGGGCGCGTCGGTGAGTTGCTCCGGGTGGCACCGGAGCTCACGACTGCGCTCGCGCCCTGCTGGGCCATGTCACCCCTCGCGGTGCCCACGCACCTGCCCGCCGGGCTCTGGTTCGACGCCGTCATCGTCGACGACGCGTCGGCGGTGTGGACCGCGCACGCCGTACCGGCGATCGCCCGGGGGGCGCAGCTGGTCGTCTTCGGCGACCCGGCCGGTGCCGCGCCCGCGCCGTTCCCGACCGGCCCTGCCGCACGCGGCGGCGACGTGCTGCTCGACCGCGCGCGTGAGCTCTTCCCCGTATGCGCCCTCGGCACCCACTACCGCTCCTTCGACGAGCGGCTGTTCGGTTTCGCGGCGGCCCGGGTCTACGACGAGGAGATCGTCACCTTCCCCGCGGCCGACCGGTCCGGCGGTCTGCGCCTGGACGTGGTGGGCGACGTACGCTACGACGACGGCACGTCACCGGGCGAGGTGGAGCACGTCGTGCAGGTCCTGCTGGACCAGGTGCGCGCCCGCCCGCAGGAGAGCATCGGGGTCGTGTCCTTCGACGCCCGCCATGCGGAACGGATCCGCGCGGCGCTGCGCACCGCTGCGGGCGACGCTGCCTCGGCCGCGCTGCTCGATCGATGCGTCGTGACCACCGCGGACCGCGCGCTCGGGCTGGTGCGTGACGCAGTCGTCGTGGCGGTGGGGTTCGGACGGGACACGCGCGGACGGGTGCCGCAGCGTCTCGGCGCGGTGAGCGAGGGGGGCGGCGAGCGGCTCGTCACCACCGC
Coding sequences within:
- a CDS encoding AI-2E family transporter; amino-acid sequence: MTQRPSPASLERPNVEERTDTSRQDAIDRTPNVGVDRSQVISAGLRWTASWSLRMVIIAAGIWVVFKVIGIFWSALLPVILALILSTVLWPPARWLRSKGFPPALAAATTMIGMFVVLGGVFTLIGTTVSSQWGDLTDKAVAGVHDLQSRLSEAPFNLSSTQLNSAVKQLTSKLQTSGDKIANGVLSGATIATQVLVSLLVALVLTFFFIKDGPRFLPFVRRIAGRGAGSHMTEALSRAYSTLGGFIRAQAIVSAIDSICIGIGLWVLQVPLALPLVVLTFFGGFIPIVGAFVAGAIAVLVALVTVGLTKALILLGVIVLVQQLEGHILSPIFQSRSMELHPGVVLLSVAFGGDEFGITGAFLAVPVAATVTVIFRYMNEQIDLRTGDVHADQLEPITPEGVMAAEAGEKHGIVMAKRWRSDRPDAEDESTGRVGALLGRVRRSKPDASRGTVDPDVADTLDKD
- a CDS encoding substrate-binding domain-containing protein, with protein sequence MASGAAGGGVSGATVAGGGGRQGPVGKVARLGVLALILVVVIAGALVWQYGQGSSSVASACPKKSQVKVAVPDEMYSLVLDQARAAEEAGGCAAYTVVDEPAGQVAQQITSGGDSVPDVWIPDSPIWVDDVSSRLGSGWVTQGGTIATSPVVFAVPKSLQGIRKYNKKTDWRTIFASGLPISVSDPVDSSTTISAAATAEQVTSNIRQRNTFFKSLITLSRSSQTPRALQDKATKGSSQARMYPATEQQVLTFNRAHPTRKLLTFTPRQGAPQLEYQWVVPVKSDAPDAKVLSALYERLTSPGVKRQLVAAGFRVPDAAAPSPAALPSYAKIISQPSSSESVLAVKDYNELAKDARMLVLLDVSGSMTAPIAQGQSRIELLEQFSIGALDALPPTTKIGAWAFSTNLVGSQPWLDESGGIESIAHTPAGDAFKANLKAAVKTLPDLVVRNGDTALYDSTWAAYQRVSASYDPRYVNSVVILTDGANDNPAGGLSLQQLVSKLRGAYNPAKPVKIVAIGIGDQIDKSALDTMASATNGLSYQARTPQDVTNVFLDAYLKRG
- a CDS encoding AAA family ATPase yields the protein MTDVETGTDESARTALVSKAAKAWQEQLSAIGGPNSLLWDAGTVTDQRIDLTTAHPAGMARLLSSGTARFSELFREPAARERVLEQGRGVAHLAARLYDDFGLTSCHLAAGIASWSWAGADRTPHAPVLLRTCTLRPVADDLHLVVSDRVEVNPVLVATLTALGVDLNTRAVLDAVALGSNFDPRAAYDVMRAACAGLLDFRIEPRLTVGVFSRFKLPLMRDLPDQATTLAQGHVVPALAGDPQEMDEVGALPPEYSEHDPRDEWLALDLDSTQQEVVDAVIAGANLCVLGAAGTGKTHTVAALIASMAAQGRRALFVSHARASIDDVQQHLAGAGLTDVMLDLGRADRTPQQVLQHLRDVLHAASGSAERVPALDVDVAALRSRVQQHYALMHEPLDPWGVTLDEAQDQLTRLSRRTPPPRSRVRLTGDALTGIGGVRRRNDLQQQLAAVVAGGAWSTTGETDAWYGARLVGASQTERAQEIVERLSGGGLATHQAPWEELCTDLGLPAPTSLVAEEELLELLRQVHQTLEVFQTEIFDAPLDDMVTATTGRRERAGVEQRVGALERRRLERQARALLRPGAPPRDLHAVLVRARDQRQQWRAAAGPGARPATRTSVPELARRAEELRGELEWLGERLADTPDGGELLDMDYQALQERLELLAAQPARLQAAAASLPTLDRLRDVGLGDLLADLASRHVQAADAAQELEFVWWASIVNHVAASIPAYEEGTGDQVRGTAQAYAGADSRHLSLGAARLRATIAAQRAAAERDLPEQVGSLERHSGRVGELLRVAPELTTALAPCWAMSPLAVPTHLPAGLWFDAVIVDDASAVWTAHAVPAIARGAQLVVFGDPAGAAPAPFPTGPAARGGDVLLDRARELFPVCALGTHYRSFDERLFGFAAARVYDEEIVTFPAADRSGGLRLDVVGDVRYDDGTSPGEVEHVVQVLLDQVRARPQESIGVVSFDARHAERIRAALRTAAGDAASAALLDRCVVTTADRALGLVRDAVVVAVGFGRDTRGRVPQRLGAVSEGGGERLVTTAMSRARRRIVVVSGVSGEDLDPSALRSRGALLLRDYLLYAASGGSGRRITRGDDAAAPSPSGTPGRRRRTASTGSVLDAPSAPQGSPVDLSVTVVDLARRLGAEGLTVHTGHGLGDPRIDLVVEDPKRRGDLLVAIETDGAAYASQPYARDRERIRPAQLRARGWSHERVLTRDLFRDPAKEVARLVRAVNAASARRNAVLGLSPQRSDD